The genome window TGTCAGAGCCAAAATGCCCCCAAAAGCGGAAACAGGGTCGCCCTCACGTGCTCTGCGAAAGGCCTCAGCGGCAGTTCTACCCAACGCCACGCCGCAAGGGTTGGCGTGTTTGATGATGACGGCGGCCGCCTCTGGCTCTTCGCTAAACTCCTTTGCTGTCTCCAAAGCGGCGTTCAGATCGTAGATGTTGTTAAACGAAAGCTCCTTGCCATGCAACTGCTTCGCATTGGCAATGCAAGGCTCCGTGATGCCATCGGCCACATAGAAAGCGGCTTTCTGATGGGGGTTTTCGCCATAGCGGCATTTTTGTGCTTGCCGATAGGATAGGGCAAAGATCTCTGGCAGCTCCTCCTCCACCTGAAAGCGGGCACTAAGCCAAGCGCTGATAAGGGAATCGTAGCGCGCCGTATGCGTGAAAGCGCGTGCGGCCAGTTTTTGGCGTGTGGCCAAAGTGGTCTCTCCACCGTGAGCTTTCATCTCCTCAAGTACCCACGTATAGTCACGTGGATCGGTAACCACTGTCACCGCCGCATGATTCTTCGCTGCCGAGCGGATCATGGCCGGCCCCCCGATGTCAATGTTCTCAATGGCCTCTTCCAGCGAGACGTCCGGCTTAGAAATCACCGCGGCAAAGGGATAGAGATTCACGCATACCAGGTCTATCGGTTGGATGCCCTGTTCGGCGATGGCCTTCATATGCTCCGGTTTTGCGCGGTCGGCCAATAGCCCGCCATGTACCGCTGGATGGAGCGTTTTTATTCGTCCTTCCAACATTTCAGGAAAGTGGGTAATCTCGCTGATGTTGGTTACTGGTAGGCCGGCTTCCCTCAGCGCTGCAGCGGTACCACCGGTAGAGATCAGCTCATAGCCTAGCTCATAAAGCCCTTTGG of Chthonomonas calidirosea T49 contains these proteins:
- the purH gene encoding bifunctional phosphoribosylaminoimidazolecarboxamide formyltransferase/IMP cyclohydrolase, which produces MTAHSQPLRRALLSVSDKNGLVSFAKGLYELGYELISTGGTAAALREAGLPVTNISEITHFPEMLEGRIKTLHPAVHGGLLADRAKPEHMKAIAEQGIQPIDLVCVNLYPFAAVISKPDVSLEEAIENIDIGGPAMIRSAAKNHAAVTVVTDPRDYTWVLEEMKAHGGETTLATRQKLAARAFTHTARYDSLISAWLSARFQVEEELPEIFALSYRQAQKCRYGENPHQKAAFYVADGITEPCIANAKQLHGKELSFNNIYDLNAALETAKEFSEEPEAAAVIIKHANPCGVALGRTAAEAFRRAREGDPVSAFGGILALTRPVDEEAAEAITGKNTFFEAIIAPGYTPEAIPILTERKGWGTDLRLLEVGDLRGWREKAAGTGLDFKRVTGGILAQTPDHLVVSRADLKVVTERAPTEEEIQELLFAWRVVRHVKSNAIVFTKDRQVIGVGAGQMNRVQSVRLAVAQAGEKAKGAVMASDAFFPFPDGPETAAEAGITAIIQPGGSKKDQDTIDVCNRYGIAMVFTGIRHFLH